TCAACTTCGTGAAAGACGTGAGGCAGAAGTTCCCTACACACACTATCATGGTCAGTTACCCAACAACAGATCAACATTTCATTGACATTGTCTCAATAGCAGTCatcttaatattttgtattttgtaggCTGGCAATGTGGTCACAGGAGAGATGGTCGAAGAGCTGATTCTCGCTGGTGCTGACATCATCAAAGTGGGCATTGGACCAGGTGACGTCACCAGTCGTCTATCGCCACGGTTTGGGATGGTGTTCAGATTCATATtacaccagcttcacacatatGTTCATGTGTGCAGGTTCTGTGTGCACCACTCGTAAGAAGACCGGTGTGGGTTATCCTCAGCTGAGCGCAGTCATTGAGTGTGCTGACGCTGCACACGGCCTGGGTGGACACATTATATCTGTGAGACTCTTGTGTTTCAGAGCTAAGTTCTTACATTGACCCTATAAAGCCTTGCATTACATTAACCCTATGCATTTCTATAGCCTCTAAATTATCAACATGAAAAACCTGTTACACATAGTCTACTCTGTCCCCTGACTGAAGGCCTTTTAATGTAGTTCTACAGCCATCTTCTGGTTTTGTTATGAAGTAAACATAGGAATAAGcataatattgttattaatatttaaatatgagcaTTTATTGGACTGAAGCAGCTTGGGTTTACTTAATATtccatattttatgttttaggcttttcagaatcgtttaatttttttcatctcTTAATCgttattgtattgcattgcattgcctctaaaaaatttaaactacagagctttgatcataaaactaagcatttaaatataatttactatatctaactattattttgaaatatagcGTGACAGCTGAAATTTATATGCAATTTATGTAAGGGGTCTCTTatactgttttaaaaatcttatactGTTAGCAATCAAATGTAATATtgctttttgtccatataaaaaaacaaaaacaagcataTTACAGTATCCAATATCATGCTCCAAATTgtgtatttttgctcagtttgggcctAAAATTAAATTGAGGTTTTTCCTCCTCGAGTATAAGCTCCATATTCCCACTATATTACATgggccataaaagcctgatgtattaAATATGGACAAGAGACAaacacacttttatttatttatttttcaattttcgTTTGAAGATTCAATAAACTGTtcaattttaaacaaatgtttttttctgacatTATGTCAGGCTTTATAGAGTTAACAGTGAAGAGTAACAGATCATGCTGCTTGCGTGCTTTGTTAACATATAAGCTTTGATCACGTATTTGTGGTATCTGTTTTTCGTCTCGCTGTAGGATGGGGGATGCACCTGCCCAGGCGACGTCTCCAAAGCATTTGGTGAGTTTTGATAACACTGCATTGTAATAATACCATAAAACAAGAAAGCAAGACATTTTAGTAGCCACAAACATTGGATTCAGACATTACTTGTTGCCTTACTACCTGCGAAGGCCACATTTTTTAGATGTTGGTCACAACCAGTGTCACGTTAGGCTTGTGTTTGATTGGCTAAACTGTGTGACAGGAGCTGGAGCCGACTTTGTGATGCTGGGAGGAATGCTTGCTGGTCATTCTGAGAGTGCGGGTGAAATCATAGAGAAAAACGGCAAGAAGTACAAACTGTTCTACGGCATGAGCTCAGACATGGCCATGAAGAAGCATGCAGGAGGTGTAGCAGAGTACAGGTAAGCTCATGAGAGAGACACTATCATGCTGGAGCTTGTGGACTATTTTATCTAGTGGTTTGTAAATTACATAACACAAATATTGTTTGGTAAATAAGCAATCAAGTAAACTTTAATTATATaacacattataaaatacagatTCCTTCAAAGCAGCTTaacagtaataaacaggaaaataacagaatcAGTCCTACAAACTTCTCCAAATATGATTCAAATTCTGCTGTAAGCAGTTTTAAAAAGACAATAGCatcatttttcatctcaagtgTCAGAAGGCATAAATATTAAATCTATAATGGCCAGTTTGATTTACAACTGCATTTTGATTTTCGTTTgattcatttttgtgttttcaggGCGTCGGAGGGTAAAACGGTTGAAGTGCCTTTCAAAGGGCCTGTGGATGTGACGGTGAGAGATGTGCTGGGTGGAGTTCGTTCCACCTGCACATATGTGGGTGCTGCTAAGCTTAAAGAGTTGAGTCGTCGTACCACCTTCATTAGGGTGACCCAACAGCTCAACACAGTATTTGGAAATGATAATTAAGCCAGTCTAACCAGGTCCATATTGGGCCAAATTATGCCAAATCCATGCAAAGGTCATTTTATTCTCTCTGCGGTCAGATGCACACATATGCATattcactcacaaacacacatacacctcACATCATCTTTTAGCGTTGTAACGAGTATTTTTGGACTTGCACATAAGCTTTTGAATTCAAAGGCTTTCCCCAGATGCTGTATTAAGGCCTAAAGCAACTGCATGGCCTTTCGTTTTTTTGATTCATCACTTTGAAAACTTCTAATTTCGGAAATTAACTGTTGAGTT
The sequence above is a segment of the Onychostoma macrolepis isolate SWU-2019 chromosome 07, ASM1243209v1, whole genome shotgun sequence genome. Coding sequences within it:
- the gmpr2 gene encoding GMP reductase 2; its protein translation is MPRIENDIKLDFKDVLLRPKRSTLKSRSEVDLVRSFTFRNSKGSYRGIPIIAANMDTVGTFEMALALHQFSLFTAIHKHYCVDDWKEFASKHPECLQSVAVSTGTSDGDFEKLVAIVAAVPQIQYICVDVANGYSEHFVNFVKDVRQKFPTHTIMAGNVVTGEMVEELILAGADIIKVGIGPGSVCTTRKKTGVGYPQLSAVIECADAAHGLGGHIISDGGCTCPGDVSKAFGAGADFVMLGGMLAGHSESAGEIIEKNGKKYKLFYGMSSDMAMKKHAGGVAEYRASEGKTVEVPFKGPVDVTVRDVLGGVRSTCTYVGAAKLKELSRRTTFIRVTQQLNTVFGNDN